The proteins below are encoded in one region of Parvicella tangerina:
- a CDS encoding T9SS type A sorting domain-containing protein: MKALLVIIVAIPFLAQAQEQFSFELFFEDELGNKDTLTLGHDPNATDSIDVTFGEINIKSQPWSSVFEVRSFENYFVPDTAMFKKDIRTNQSNFPILVKSVYDSIKISWNSNAFSGAIHGSSLSNDLGSLAYLSQQDSITISKNELLSEVYGADTLYRLYLDFSAVFSSISWNKYEHFEIHPNPSNGEFWIELNEQIKNGEIIITDLTGKQIAKVSVSNTTNVSLGNISEGVYLINLVSENTIIDSQKIVIQR, encoded by the coding sequence ATGAAAGCTCTACTAGTTATCATAGTGGCAATTCCTTTCTTGGCTCAAGCACAGGAACAATTTTCTTTTGAACTTTTCTTTGAAGATGAGCTAGGAAATAAGGATACGTTGACTCTAGGACATGATCCAAACGCAACCGACTCAATTGATGTGACTTTTGGAGAGATCAATATTAAGTCTCAACCCTGGAGTTCTGTTTTTGAAGTTCGTTCATTTGAAAATTACTTTGTACCTGATACAGCAATGTTTAAGAAGGACATTAGAACAAATCAATCTAACTTCCCAATCTTGGTTAAATCAGTTTACGATTCCATTAAAATATCTTGGAACTCAAATGCGTTTTCAGGGGCAATACACGGTTCTTCATTAAGTAACGACCTTGGTTCACTGGCTTATTTGAGCCAGCAGGACTCGATCACTATTTCAAAGAATGAATTGTTGTCTGAAGTTTATGGCGCAGATACATTGTATCGTCTTTATCTAGATTTTAGTGCTGTGTTTTCTTCTATCTCTTGGAATAAATATGAGCACTTTGAAATTCATCCCAACCCTAGCAATGGTGAGTTTTGGATTGAACTCAATGAACAGATTAAGAATGGTGAAATAATCATCACCGACCTCACCGGGAAACAAATTGCAAAGGTTTCCGTAAGTAACACTACTAATGTATCCCTCGGTAATATCAGCGAAGGCGTATATTTAATTAATCTGGTAAGCGAAAACACCATTATTGACTCACAGAAAATTGTCATTCAGCGATAA